ttgcccaggctggtctcaaactcctgggctcaagcgatcttccagactcagcctcccaaagtgctgggattacaggcatgagacactgtgcctggcctttttaattaaatttaaattataaatgcgGTCACTGTAGGAAATATGTGTATTACTTATCTACTGCTATGTAACAAACTACTCCAAACCTAGTgacttaaaataaatacttagggccgggcccagtggctcatgcctataatcccaacactttgggaggctgaggtgggcagatcacttgagtccaggagttcaagaccaggctgggcaacagcgtgagactccatctctacagaaaatgcaaaaattagccaggtgtggtggtgcacacctgtggtcccagctactcaggaggctgagtcaggagaatcacttaaccctgggaggcagaggttgcagtgagccaagatcacaccaccgtactccagcctgggtgacagcgtgagactctgtctcaaaaataaacaaatataaaaaaatacttaggatcTCCATTTCGTGGGTCAGGAATTATGGAGTGGCATAGCTGGGTCATTTGGTCTCAGGGTGTCTCATGACATTGCAGTCAAGCTGTCTACTAAGACTGCAGTCACCTAAAGCCTGTTTCCAAGGTGGCTCACTTATGTGACTGCTGACCTGAGGGCTCAGTTTCTGTCACATGAGCCTCTCTACAGGCTGCTTAGCTGTCATGGTGTGACAGCTGGCTTTCCCAAGTGAGTAATCAAACAGTGAACAAGGAGGAAGCCACAGTACCTTTTATGATGTAGTTTGCAAAGTTGCAAACCATCACTTTTGCTTTTACTATCTGTCAGAAGGGAATTAGGCAAcccagcccacactcaaggggacAGGGACTGGGCTCCACCTTTTGAAGAGAGTATCAAATAAtttgtggacatattttaaaCTACCATGCTATGTTTAATTATTGCAAGTATGGTCACtgtagaaaaactggaaaatagggacaagcaaaaaaaaaaaaaatcacttataatTCCATGACTCAATGGATAACATTATTAGTTGGGTATATATAATtccaatattcaaaatatatatttactttctcaaaatataaatacactGTGTACTATCATGTAATCTGCTCTTTCACGCAATGTATGTATTGTAAAAATTCCTTTCATGTCAAATattctttcctaattttttttttttcttgagacggagtttccttcttgtcgcccaggctggagtgcaatggtgcaatctcagcttactgcaacctctacctcctgggttcaagcaattctcctgccttagcctcccaagtagctgggattacaagcatgggccaccacacccagctaattttttgtatttttagtagagatggggtttcaccatgttggccaggctagtctcaaactcctgacctcaagtgatctgcccaccttggctccccaaagggctgggattacagatttgagccactgtgcccagcccctcataacattttttcatggctgcatacaTTTCATCATATGTATATATCGTAACTTATTTAACGAATTATATTAtaggacacttaggttgtttacAAGTTTTCcctgttttatacattttgttaaatgaacaTCCCTACAACACATTTATTGGTATAATCATGACAGTTTCTTAAATTCCTGGAAGTAAAATTTCTGGAACACAGtttgcataattttaaaacttcaaatgcCTGTTACCTAATTCGAGCAGAAGGTTTACTACAATATTCAAGAGTCCATTCAGCCAATGTCATATCTATGATAACACCTACAAAAGTTCAAATATTGGTAACTATAAGTAAATTTGTTGAGAGTGACTGAAATCACCATGGAATGAGAAGTTGCTATAGAAATTTTACTAAAGAGtgaactggccaggcgcagtggctcacacttgtaattctagcactttgggaggccgcgacaggtggatcacttgaggtcaggagtttgagaccagcctaaccaacatggtgaaaccccatctctactaaaaatacaaaattagtcaggtatgctggtgcacacctgtaatcccagctacttgggaggctgaggcaggagaattgcttgaacctgtgaggcagaggttgtagcaagccaagatcgcacctgggcaacaagagcgaaactccatctcaaaaaaacagagtGAACTTCACACATCTGTCTCAGCAAACTATAAATGATATGTAGCAGAATTCTGGTATTTTCAATTCTgagttttttgttctttgttttaattaactttttcttaatttgttttttggATAGAATACATTAACTGCTTCAAAATCCAAAAGCTACTGAATGCCCCTACCCCCACCACAGACACCCAGTCCCACTGCCTAAAGGCAACCAGTGTTATCAACTTCAGATATTTTATGCATATACAATATgatctttttgttctgttttacacAAATAATAGCACACTGTACCCAATTCTGTCTCTTGCTTTTTTATCACTTGTAGTTTATTTTGGAAATCATTTCATATTAATATACAGAGAAgattcctcattctttttttatagttgCCTATTGTGtgaatatgccttttttttttttttttgagatggagtctcactctgtcgtccaggctggagtgcagtggtgcaatcttggctcactgcaacctctgcctcccaggatcatgccattttcctgcctcatcctcccaagtagctgggactacaggcacgtgcccccacgcctggctaatttttgtatttttactagagacaggtttcaccatgttagccaggatggtctcgatctgttgacctcatgatccgcctgcctcggcctcccaaagagctaggattacaggcgtgagccaccgcacctggcctgccattatttttttaaccaattttCTATTGGCAGGAATTTGGGTTTTCTCAATCCCTTACCAACACAAAATAACCTTGTATGAACATCTAATATTCTTTCAATTTAGGAATGAATGACTTAGCCACGTTTGAGTAAAATGGTGTCTGTTCTGGTCTGGATTCCTTTCTGTCTTGAATTGTCCAAAGTTCTCCTCACTCTAAACTCTTGTGCCAGGATGTATCCTATGTAagactcattttcttcatctctgcTTATGAATTATCTAAAAGCAAGTAAAAAGTCATATTATTTGTAAAGCATTCATTCCTTTAAGAAGTTATGTAATAATAAAGCTTTGTTTTTTACAAAAGGTTTTTGTATTATTTGCCCTTTTTTTGTTCGAAcgatcttttaattttttttatttcaatagttttgggggaacaggtggtgtttggttacatagaaaagttatttagtggtgattctGAGGTTTTGAtacacccatcacccgagcagtgttcACCGTACTGAAcagtgtagtcttttatcccttatcCCCCTAGCACATCCCTCCAAATCCCCAGAGCGCATTATATCATTCTTttgcctttgcattctcatagcttagctcccacattaTTCACCCTTTAGTTTCAAGTACATTCTGCTGTTGCTGGGACATGGGAAGGCTGTTTTAAAACTCCACTTCCTCTGGTGGAAGGGAGAAATTTCTGATTGACATCAAGCAGAAATGGGGGTTCCATCTCTGCTTCCTCTCCTCAATAAACCTCACTGCCAACTGCAAGGGACTTTCTCATGAGCCCATTATGAAATGCCACTAGTCAAATTTCGCCTTACTTTAGCGATGCTTAATGTAACTGTTGAAAGCATttcaggctgggcctggtggctcatgcctgtaatcctagcacttggaggccgaggtgggtggatcacctgagatcaagagttcgagaccagcctgaccaacatggtgaaaccccgtttccactaaaataaaacattagccaggggtGTTGACgtgcgcctataattccaactactccgaaggctgaggcagaatcgcttgaatccgggaggcggaggctgcagtgagtcgagaatgcgccactgcactccagcctgggagacagagtgagactacatttcaaaagaaaaaaaaagaaaaaaagcatttcacaCCAAGTATCACTAAAGCACAGATCCTTGGGGCCTTTGCAATTGCTGTTCTCTCTTCCTGTAACGTTCTTATCCTTCATAAACACATGGCTTGCTTCCCCCAACCTCTTCAAGACCTCGGTTCAAATGACCCCCGCCTTGCATAACCTCTTAATTTCCAGTATCCTTCCTCGCTTTTCATGTCACCACCACCTGATTTACATAGGTGTTTGTGTCTCCCCTCCGTGAAACTTAACTTCGTGAAGGTAGAATCTTACCTGATTTGGTGAAGTATCTCCAGAACCTAGCTAGCCACTcagtaaatttttgttgaatttacCAGTGTATGGTTACTATCCCAATTCTGGACGCAAATTCTGTAATACATACGAAAAGGAACTGAAAATAAATAGTAAcacataaatgtaaaacattattGCTGCCTGAATTAAACTTTTGCTGACTGGATCCACAGACAAGAAATACCAAATAGAACTAACTCAACTCTCGATTCTTGGCGAAAACGATTTCTTTCATTCAGTTCATACTACGCGTCCACATTGTGCCTCCAAAAATATTTGCCCTTATAACTGAATGCTCACAAAGGCTAAGCAATCTGCCCAAGGTCCCCTGGCAATCCAGCCACAGATGTGAGGCACTCTTAAGGTTGGGTTTAATACAAATGTTTGAAGGAAGCAGCGATGGTTCAACTGAGCTAGGAAGCAAAATGCTAAGCGGCCTGATGCGAGGACCGGAGGACAAGGTTTGCGGACCAACCACAGGAACTTCCAGGTTTTAAAGATCTTGGCGCCAAGTTCATGACGTCGGTCGCGAAGGACGAGGCGTCCCCGTGACGTCCTCCTCTTCCAGTGACCTTCAGGCCGCGGAGACGTCGGAGAACGGAAGTCCTCTGCCTGTGTGCTGGTTGGCTGCGCATTAaggccagctccgcctcccgtctTCCGGTCTTCTCAGAAGTCGCTTAGCTCTTCGCGGGTTGTTACAGGTCCAGAGGCCGAGCCGTCGAGTACCTAGGATGCCGCGTGGAAGCCGAAGCCGCACCTCCCGCATGGCCCCTCCGGCCGGGTGAGACCATCGCGGGGTTTGAGACCAAAGCGTGGCCGTCAGGACCCTACTGGGGCAATGACGCAGAGGGAGGCCACGGGCGGGGGCGAACCAAGGCCGGCTGCGGCGTGGGCTCGCCTCGGCCAGGCGGGGGTAGATGGAGCGTAAAACGTGTGTTAGGGGAGTGTGGGGAGGGAATTCACTTACAGAAAAAGCTTCCTATCCAAACAACGGGAAAGGCATAACGTTATGGCCAGGTGCTAGGAAGGCATAACCTTTGACCTAGCCTGATTTGGGGGAAAAGAACACCCAAGGAAATGATCCGGAAATGGTCAGAGGGAGCGTGATACATATGGagatttttaaatacatgcaGGACATAATTAGTCTTTTGTTATTTAAGAAGGGGGTCTCAAAATTGTTGAAAGCATCTGAACGTTGAACAGATGAGGAATAGTTGAAGTTGCTTTTGGTATAATAGTTCGGACGAGTCACTTTCGCCAGTCTTGTTTTCTAATGTGTAAAATGAAGGAATTGGACTAGATTATTTCCCCAGTTGACCATCTTTAGGTCttaattagaatatttatttatattttgagtcaGAGGCTAACTGTAACTCAGGCTGTAGTGAGTGACGtaatcatggctaactgcagccttgacttcctgggctcaagctattctctcacctcagcctccagagtagctggaactacaggcgtgcgccacctgtgcaccacacctggcgactttattctattttatattttagtagagacagggtctcattatgtggctctggctggtctcaaagtcctggcctcaaatgatcctttcGCCTCCACTTCCCtaatcactgggattacagacaagagccACCACTCCCCAGCCTGTTTTTAGTTACTCGATCCCTCAataaaatgtaaactccatgaatgcagagatttttgtctgttgtTCAGTTTTATTACCAGCGCCTTGTAGTTAACCTAATACTTGAATGAATTCTGTAAGaatctttctaacttttaatAGTCTATATTTCTTATGACATATTGGATATGTCTTTAAAGATACTGTGGGCTATGTGAATACATGGAAATGGTtgcaaaaaagcaggaaaaactaGTTTGTCCTAGGCTATTACTGTTACAAGAAAAGATTAAAGTGGCCcggggggtggtggctcacgcctgtaatcccaacacttccggaggcccaggcaggtggatcacttgaggtcaggagtttgagaccagtctggctaacatggtaaaactccatctctactaaaaatacaaaaaattagccggacgtggtggcgggtgcctgtatcccagctacttggaaggctgaggcaagagaatcgcttgagtctgggaggcagaggttgcaatgagctgagattgagccattgcactccagcctgggaaacaagagcgaagctctgtctccaaaaaaaaaaaaaaattgaagagataaaatgatgtaaataatttgaaatgaaaatcttGAGGTCCATTTTAATATGTAAGTTAAGTTGACAATTTCCAAAACTGGTTGGAATTGGGAATTTGatatgttttgttattttctttcatagCCGGGCACCTCAGATGAGAGCTGCACCCAGGCCGGCACCTGTCGCTCAGCCACCAGCAGCGGCACCCCCATCTGCAGTTGGCTCTTCTGCTGCTGCACCCCGGCAGCCAGGTCTGATGGCCCAGATGGCAACCACTGCAGCTGGCGTGGCTGTGGGCTCTGCTGTGGGACACACACTGGGTCATGCCATTACTGGgggcttcagtggaggaagtaatgCTGAGCCTGCGAGTCCTGACATCACTTACCAGGTGGGAATTTAGGCAGCATTTCCCTTCCATGGGTGGATTTTATGAGAAAACCCAGATGTTTCTAAGTTCCTTATGTGTAGGACTTGTCTTTGATTTTAGAACCCACTGTGCTGTTAATAGACAATGGGTTTTAAAGCCACATTTGGTCGTTGAGTTATTGCCTTAGGCCAGCACCAACAAGTACTGTACGAATTGTACTACTTCCCAAGGAGTAGACTTGTAACAGTCCACTTGACTCACTGTAAAAACAACCACTTTTCCCTTTGAATATTTCATCCCAGAGACACTTCTTACTAACCCTGTCTTGATTTTAGTTAACGAATCAAAAATCTTGCGTAGTTCTGTGCTCTTTCACCTGATATTTGCCATTACCCATCTTTCTGATGTGTATGGGTTTTCTAGTCTAATGAGCATAGGTGTATATGCTCTTGTATTTCTGGTGTGCTTGAAACTGCTCCATCCATTTTTCTATAGTACTGCCATTTTTCCTCCCTGAAGCTTCACAAGATAACAATTCTTGTTTATTTGCATCTTTATGAATCTTTCTAGTTATAACTGGAATTTTGTTAAAGCTGTTGGCTctctgcttttaaatattttcacttttgacTGGGCACAGagacttatgcctataatcccagcacattgggaggctgaagtgaggggATTGCttgccagaagtttgagaccaggttagGCAACATAGCAcgaccctatctttactaaaaatatttatttaattttttcttttttggaggtggagtagtgctctgtcacccaggctccacctcccgggttcaagcgattctcctgcctcagcctcccgagtagctggattacatttttgtatttttagttgagacggggtttcaccatatgggccaggctggtctcgaactcgtgacctcaagtgattcaccctcctcagcctcgcctcccaaagtgttggaattacaggtgtgagccaccacgttcagcctaaaatattttttaagtaaatgaagatttaaatgttttcactttccggccgggcacggtggctcaagcctgtaatcccagcactttgggaggccaagacgggcggatcacgaggtcacaagatcaagaccatcctggctaacacggtgaaaccccgtctctactaaaaaatacaaaaaactagccgggcgaggtggcaggcgcctgtagtcccaactacttgggaggctgaggcaggagaatggcgtgaacccgggaggcagagcttgcagtgagctgagatcccgccactgcactccagcctgggcgacagagcgagactcccatgtcaaaaaaaataaaaaaataaatgttttcacttTCCATGTTAATAGATGGAAACTTTAATTTGCATCTGGTGCTAATTCCATTTTCCGTTAACCTCAAAGAGGATGGATACTCTTTATTGTCTAGGCGTACGTATGATTTTCTTTCTCAGCAATGTTGAATGTTTTTCCTTCACAGGAGCCACAGGGAACCCAGCTggcacagcagcagcagccttgCTTCTATGAGATCAAACAGTTTCTGGAGTGTGCCCAGAACCAGGGTGACATCAAGCTCTGTGAGGGTTTCAATGAGGTGCTGAAACAGTGCCGACTTGCAAACGGTAGGTGATTTGTCCAATTTACATCTGCTTAATTCACAGTGGAATTCCTGGATCCTGTAAAACTTAGGGGGGAATCtatgtttaataaattaataaattagacaAGACTTTGTTGAAATTTCTCTAGAATTAACTCCTAACAGCTGGGCCAGAGGTTTCTAGTCATTTTTGTTAGTCATTTTCtgagttttcttcttcctttagaaggtataggccaggcgcagtggctcacacttgtaatcccagcactttgggaagccaagatgggtggatcacctgatgtcgggagtttgagactagcctcgccaacatggcaaaaccctgtctgtactaaatatacaaaaattagctgggtgtggtggcaggcacctgtaatcccagttactcaggaggctgaggcaggagaatcccttaaacccaggaggcagaggttgcagtgagccaagatctcgccactgcactccagcctgggcaacagtacgagactccgtctcaaatttaaaagaaaaaaaagaaggtataAATCAGTATGCCAGATCTTACTGTGATTACTGGATGTGAGTGACTTCCTATCTTTAAGGCCGTGGATATAAAATTAGATTCTGTTGTCACCAGAATCCGGGAATAGACGAAAAGACTGATACCTGGTATCTGTACCTCATTGAGTGAAAGGAGTTAATTAAGTTCCTCAGGGGAACTCTTGAGATTGAGGGTGTGTTGTTAGTCGTAGGATGCCTTCAGTAGCTTACAAACAAAACCATAAACTTGGTGGAAACtctggaaggtcaaggtgggaggattgcttgagtctaggagttcgagaccagcctaggcaacatagcaagacatcatctctattttttatccaaaaaaaaaaaaaaaggccatagCCTTGGCCTTTTGTCGCTGCTTTCATAATTTGGAAGTCTTCTGTTTTGTTGAGTATATGAAGCCAGCACTCTTCTAACTTAATCTTTTCTGTTTGCAGGATTGGCCTAATCAAGAAGTTCAACCTGGAGAGATGGAAAATCAGCTCTCATACCTTAAGTTAATTTAGTGTAAAAATAGAATTGATAGTGAAGGTATAAAGTGTAACCATCAGTTAAACCTCTCCTGTCATTCCTCGCTTCCTTGCTTCAGAACTGAAATGGAAGGGGGTGTGTTCCTACTCTGTAGAATTTGGGACTGGGCAAAATGTGTTACCTCCTTAAACTAGCTgttatgattttattctttgtgaGTTAATTAGAATAAAGTCATTTTCTTCCAAGATGTGGTTCATTTAGTCTATTGTCTCTGGTTATGAAATTAGCAtcctcagccaggcgcggtggctcacacctgtaattctagcactttgggaggccaagatgggggatcatgaggtcaggagattgagaccatcctggctaacacggtgaaaccccgtccctactaaaaatacaagaaattaaccaggcatggtggcaggcacctgtagtcccagctactctggaggctgaggcaggagaatagcgtgaacccaagaggtggagcttgcagtgagccaagatcgcgccactgcactccagcctgggcaatagagcgagactccgtctcaaaaaaaaaaaaaagaaattagcatcCTCCCAGATCTGACAGCTCCCCGAGGGGTTATATAAGGAGTAACTCAGTCACAAACGTGTCCTCAATTCAAAGGTTCCAGGTGCTGTGGGTCTGGAATTAAGTAAGCTGAGCAGTAGTAGGAAACTgcttaaaatactgttttaagccaggcgtgctggcagatgcctgtaatcccagctacttgggaggctgaggctggagaatcgcttgaactcgggaggcggaggttgcagtgaaccgagaccatgccactgcactccagcctgtgtgacatagcaagactgtctcaagaaaaaaaaattacattgtttTAATCAGGTGAATGATAAAGGAAACAGGACTAGGTCTATTTGGGGTCGGTTCCCTGTGGCCAGGTCAGCACTGCATGTCACTATTCCTCTACTGTTTCCAAGCAAGCTTGTGCAACCCaccttttgttctgttttcttttgctttaggCTTTTAGCAGCCTGGAGTCATGGTTcttagtttctgtctctagtgataagtggaaaagagggatgaggaagggaCTTTACTGGCCCTAACCATGAACTGTAACTAAACCGGTGACTgtattctctcccttctcccttggACGCCCAGATTGAAGATAAAAAAGCATTCTTAATATGTGCAGTTCCCCTGAAGGTGCATTTCCTCTGCTTAAGGTGTTGTAGCCGCCTCCTCTTAAAACACTCAGGCTGCCATCCCCCACTCCGTGCTAGGGAAGAACTTTAAGGGGATGGAATTCAGTTTGGAGTAGGCCGCTTTTTCATGTCAGATGGGTAATGTGTCAATGTAACCAGTTTTGAGGGAGGCACACTTCATCTATGAGCGTGAAAACCCAGTCATCAACTACAAAAGGATCagcaggtcttttttttttttt
The nucleotide sequence above comes from Macaca nemestrina isolate mMacNem1 chromosome 4, mMacNem.hap1, whole genome shotgun sequence. Encoded proteins:
- the LOC105466461 gene encoding coiled-coil-helix-coiled-coil-helix domain-containing protein 2 is translated as MPRGSRSRTSRMAPPAGRAPQMRAAPRPAPVAQPPAAAPPSAVGSSAAAPRQPGLMAQMATTAAGVAVGSAVGHTLGHAITGGFSGGSNAEPASPDITYQEPQGTQLAQQQQPCFYEIKQFLECAQNQGDIKLCEGFNEVLKQCRLANGLA